Proteins encoded in a region of the Desulfobacteraceae bacterium genome:
- a CDS encoding TatD family hydrolase, whose amino-acid sequence METLAANTVRFVDSHLHLDLVAKSHRARITWLRKAGCLPVAWAMGGGGGSVPKLRKYLEAQRNTMHRLRKADLAGWFLTGVHPRHIPAALKPEALASLLAPFLADPFCRGVGEIGLDAADEREKEIFIAQLELLRTEMSRHLVVGVHTPREDKERVTEEILAILNRYTPWADRIVVDHCSLATLGAVLEGGFWAGVTLSPAKSSAADVVEMLARYPRALHRVMLNSDSDGEFHEDLQRFVASQGLPPEALVRLSRDNALTFYRLPRPSKPV is encoded by the coding sequence ATGGAGACCCTTGCTGCCAATACCGTGCGCTTTGTGGACAGCCATCTGCACCTCGATCTCGTCGCCAAATCCCATCGGGCGCGGATAACCTGGCTGCGCAAGGCCGGGTGCCTGCCCGTCGCCTGGGCCATGGGCGGCGGCGGGGGGAGCGTCCCCAAGCTGCGCAAGTACCTCGAGGCCCAGCGCAACACCATGCACCGCCTGCGCAAGGCCGATCTGGCGGGGTGGTTTCTGACCGGCGTGCACCCGCGCCATATCCCGGCGGCCCTCAAACCCGAGGCGCTGGCCTCCTTGCTGGCGCCTTTTCTCGCCGATCCCTTCTGCCGCGGGGTCGGCGAGATCGGCCTGGATGCCGCCGACGAGCGCGAAAAGGAAATCTTCATCGCCCAGCTGGAGTTGCTGCGCACCGAAATGAGCCGCCATCTGGTGGTCGGGGTGCACACCCCGCGCGAGGACAAAGAGCGGGTGACCGAGGAAATCCTGGCGATCCTCAACCGCTACACGCCATGGGCGGACCGCATCGTGGTGGACCACTGCAGCCTTGCAACCCTCGGGGCGGTGCTGGAGGGCGGCTTCTGGGCCGGCGTGACCCTCAGCCCGGCGAAGTCCTCGGCGGCGGATGTGGTCGAAATGTTGGCGCGCTACCCGCGCGCCCTGCACCGGGTGATGCTCAACAGTGACAGCGACGGTGAGTTCCACGAGGACCTGCAACGTTTCGTCGCTTCCCAGGGCCTGCCGCCGGAAGCCCTGGTGCGCCTGAGCCGCGATAACGCCCTGACCTTCTATCGTCTGCCGCGGCCGTCAAAGCCGGTCTGA
- a CDS encoding flavodoxin family protein — translation MSYILAFYGSPRRRGNTATLLQHAVQGARAAGAEVEEVVLRDLKMSPCLEIYGCKKDGRCVIQDDYQPLHDKLLRMDGIMLASPIFFYTVSAFTKVLMDRCNVHWVKKYWIDQATMGKWENRRKGLFIAAGATRGRKLFAGVELSIRYFFDALDTQLWRSLCFRGLDFQGDVLKHPAYLEEALAAGRDLALALAADAESAGESPPPATGGV, via the coding sequence ATGTCCTATATCCTGGCCTTTTACGGCAGCCCCCGGCGCCGGGGCAACACCGCCACCCTGCTGCAGCACGCGGTTCAGGGGGCGCGTGCGGCCGGCGCCGAGGTCGAGGAGGTCGTCCTTAGGGACCTCAAGATGTCCCCCTGTCTGGAAATATACGGCTGCAAGAAGGACGGGCGCTGCGTGATCCAGGACGACTATCAGCCACTCCACGACAAGCTGCTGCGGATGGACGGGATCATGCTGGCCTCGCCGATTTTTTTCTACACCGTTTCAGCCTTCACCAAGGTCCTGATGGACCGCTGCAACGTTCACTGGGTCAAAAAATACTGGATCGACCAGGCGACCATGGGAAAATGGGAAAATCGCCGCAAGGGGCTCTTCATCGCCGCCGGGGCTACCCGGGGGCGTAAATTGTTTGCGGGGGTCGAGCTGAGCATCCGCTATTTCTTCGATGCCCTGGACACCCAGTTGTGGCGGTCATTGTGCTTTCGCGGGCTGGACTTTCAAGGGGACGTGCTGAAGCATCCGGCGTACTTGGAAGAGGCCTTGGCCGCCGGCCGCGACCTGGCCCTGGCGCTGGCAGCCGACGCCGAAAGCGCCGGGGAGAGCCCACCCCCCGCAACTGGAGGCGTCTGA
- a CDS encoding leucyl aminopeptidase encodes MELKSLNLKTAAVETLVVPVCEDAELHPNPVLSALAAQAKALPEFSGKSGEALTLHALQGLPLRRAIFLGLGPLAAIDREGLRRFAGAAVQRCIGCRLAEALIAVPAAARLKITVPDLLTALLEGAFLANHRFDRYKAEKKETPLARLAFLVRSQVARQHRDLPERVATVCGGTLLAREWVSMPANDKRPAQFVQALTEQARAANLDVTVLDERALQKEKLGALLAVGGGSDSRPALVLIDYNPRGARRSLALVGKGVTFDAGGLNLKPTGSIEEMKIDMAGAAAVAAAMIVIARLKPKLRVVAALPVVENMISGSAYRPGDVVTSYAGKTIEIGNTDAEGRLILADAMAYVVQKYRPDTLIDLATLTGACVVALGEGIAGVFSRDDDLAEGILRAGRVTHERCWQMPLPDDYKELLKSEIADLRSVGTTRWGGAIAAALFLSEFVGDTRWAHIDIAGPVYRKKEDAYCGAGGTGFGVRLLWELIEKL; translated from the coding sequence ATGGAGCTGAAAAGCCTGAACCTGAAAACGGCCGCTGTGGAGACCCTCGTGGTGCCGGTCTGCGAGGATGCCGAGCTGCACCCCAACCCGGTCCTGAGCGCCCTGGCAGCCCAAGCCAAGGCCCTGCCCGAATTCAGTGGCAAAAGCGGTGAGGCGCTGACCCTGCACGCACTCCAAGGGCTCCCGCTGCGCCGGGCGATCTTCCTCGGCCTGGGCCCCCTGGCCGCCATCGACCGCGAAGGCCTGCGCCGTTTTGCCGGGGCTGCCGTTCAGAGGTGCATCGGCTGCCGTCTGGCGGAGGCCCTGATCGCCGTGCCGGCGGCCGCCCGGCTGAAGATTACGGTCCCCGACCTGCTGACAGCCCTTCTGGAAGGCGCTTTTCTGGCCAACCATCGGTTCGACCGCTACAAGGCCGAAAAAAAGGAGACCCCCCTGGCCCGGCTGGCCTTTCTGGTCCGGTCCCAGGTGGCCCGGCAGCACCGCGACCTGCCCGAGCGGGTGGCCACGGTCTGCGGCGGCACCCTGCTGGCGCGGGAGTGGGTCTCCATGCCGGCCAACGACAAGCGGCCCGCGCAGTTCGTGCAGGCCTTAACCGAACAGGCCCGGGCCGCAAATCTGGACGTGACCGTGCTCGACGAACGGGCCCTGCAAAAGGAGAAGCTCGGCGCGCTTTTGGCCGTCGGCGGCGGCAGCGACAGCAGACCCGCGCTGGTGCTGATCGACTACAACCCCCGAGGGGCGCGCCGAAGCCTGGCGCTGGTGGGCAAGGGGGTGACCTTCGATGCCGGCGGTCTGAATCTCAAACCCACCGGGTCCATCGAGGAGATGAAGATCGACATGGCCGGTGCGGCCGCGGTGGCGGCCGCGATGATCGTGATCGCCCGGCTGAAGCCCAAGCTGCGGGTGGTGGCGGCTCTGCCGGTGGTGGAGAACATGATTTCCGGCAGCGCCTACCGGCCCGGGGATGTCGTCACCAGCTACGCCGGCAAGACGATCGAGATCGGCAACACCGACGCCGAGGGGCGCCTGATCCTGGCCGATGCCATGGCCTACGTGGTCCAAAAATACCGGCCGGACACCCTGATCGACCTGGCGACCCTGACCGGGGCCTGCGTGGTGGCGCTGGGGGAGGGGATCGCCGGGGTTTTTTCGCGCGACGACGATCTGGCCGAGGGCATCCTGCGCGCCGGCCGGGTGACCCATGAACGCTGCTGGCAAATGCCTCTACCGGACGACTACAAGGAGCTGCTCAAGAGCGAGATCGCCGATCTGCGCAGCGTGGGGACCACCCGCTGGGGCGGCGCCATCGCCGCGGCCTTGTTTCTGTCGGAGTTTGTCGGCGACACCCGCTGGGCGCACATCGATATCGCCGGCCCGGTCTATCGCAAGAAGGAAGACGCCTACTGCGGTGCGGGGGGCACGGGCTTCGGCGTTCGGCTGCTCTGGGAGCTGATTGAAAAGCTCTGA
- a CDS encoding FAD-dependent oxidoreductase, whose product MAKRVIIVGAVALGPKVAARVMRLDPEAEVKLLDRDYIISYGGCGIPYYIGGDVADLEGLRSTSAHVLRDSRFFKNAKCVDVVHAEALAIDRRAKTLKIRHQPDGKEENLPYDKLVLATGATPVRPPLPGVDLPGVSLVANLHHAKLIKDMIAKGQVESAVVIGGGAIGLEMAEALTDLWGVETTLVEMMDQLLPPAFGSDMALLIKNHMTEKGVRVLLSERVTRILGDAQSGVQAVETSNGQIPCQLVILAVGVRPNSTLAREAGLAVGRFGGIRVDEGLRTSDPDIFAGGDCIEILHKVSGETVHMPLGSLANRQGRVIGTNITGGWGRISGTVGTFCLKVFDFGIARAGLTERQAAAAGFDPVHAVVVQSDRAHFYPSQELMYIKLIADRKTRRVLGIEAVGKAGDAVKGRVDAVAALLHHDVCLEEISNLEVAYAPPFASAMDIVNNAANALENIMEGRQEPIDVAEFLEDFKDGKIRVLDVRSVVQSSPFMEKYGSQWLNIPQEELICRLDEVPKGEKLCLICGSGPRSYEAQLLLRSKGVKETRNIQGGVGMVKLSDPDFAPSE is encoded by the coding sequence ATGGCAAAGCGTGTGATAATCGTCGGCGCTGTGGCCCTGGGCCCCAAGGTGGCCGCCAGGGTGATGCGTCTGGACCCCGAGGCGGAAGTCAAACTGCTGGATCGGGACTATATCATTTCCTACGGCGGCTGCGGCATTCCCTACTACATCGGCGGTGACGTGGCCGACCTGGAAGGCCTGCGCTCCACCAGCGCCCACGTCCTGCGCGACAGCCGGTTTTTCAAAAACGCCAAGTGCGTCGATGTGGTGCATGCCGAGGCCCTGGCCATCGACCGCCGGGCCAAAACACTCAAAATACGCCACCAGCCTGACGGCAAAGAAGAAAACCTGCCCTACGACAAGCTGGTCCTGGCCACCGGCGCCACCCCGGTGCGGCCGCCACTGCCGGGGGTCGACCTGCCCGGGGTGTCGCTGGTCGCCAACCTTCACCACGCCAAGCTCATCAAGGACATGATCGCCAAGGGGCAGGTGGAAAGCGCGGTGGTCATCGGCGGCGGCGCCATCGGCCTTGAAATGGCCGAGGCCCTGACCGATCTGTGGGGAGTGGAAACCACCCTGGTGGAGATGATGGACCAGCTCCTGCCGCCGGCCTTCGGGTCGGACATGGCGCTCTTGATCAAAAACCACATGACCGAAAAGGGGGTGCGGGTCCTGCTCTCGGAGCGGGTCACCCGCATTCTGGGGGACGCCCAGAGCGGGGTCCAGGCGGTGGAGACCAGCAACGGCCAAATCCCGTGCCAGCTGGTGATCCTGGCCGTGGGGGTGCGCCCCAACAGCACCCTGGCCCGGGAGGCCGGTTTGGCGGTCGGGCGCTTCGGCGGCATCCGGGTGGACGAGGGGCTGCGGACCTCGGACCCGGATATCTTCGCCGGGGGGGATTGCATTGAAATCCTGCACAAGGTCAGCGGCGAGACCGTCCACATGCCGCTGGGCTCCCTGGCCAACCGCCAGGGCCGGGTAATCGGCACCAACATCACCGGGGGCTGGGGGCGCATCAGCGGCACGGTGGGCACCTTCTGCCTGAAGGTTTTCGACTTCGGCATCGCCCGGGCCGGGCTGACCGAGCGCCAAGCGGCCGCTGCGGGCTTTGACCCGGTGCACGCGGTTGTGGTGCAGTCGGACCGGGCGCACTTTTACCCGTCCCAGGAGCTCATGTATATCAAGCTGATTGCCGACCGCAAGACCCGCCGGGTGCTGGGGATCGAGGCCGTGGGCAAAGCCGGCGACGCCGTCAAGGGGCGCGTGGATGCCGTGGCCGCCCTGCTGCATCACGATGTTTGCCTGGAGGAAATCTCCAACCTCGAGGTGGCCTACGCCCCACCCTTTGCCTCGGCCATGGACATCGTCAACAACGCGGCCAATGCCCTTGAAAACATCATGGAGGGCCGGCAGGAGCCCATCGATGTGGCCGAGTTTCTCGAAGACTTCAAGGACGGCAAGATCAGGGTGCTGGACGTACGCAGCGTGGTGCAGTCCTCGCCGTTTATGGAAAAATACGGCAGCCAGTGGCTTAACATCCCCCAGGAGGAGCTGATTTGCCGCCTGGACGAGGTCCCCAAGGGAGAGAAGCTCTGCCTGATATGCGGCTCCGGGCCCCGATCTTACGAGGCCCAGCTGCTGCTGCGCAGCAAGGGCGTCAAGGAAACCCGCAACATCCAGGGGGGCGTCGGGATGGTCAAGCTCAGCGACCCCGATTTTGCCCCTTCAGAGTAA
- the htpX gene encoding zinc metalloprotease HtpX — translation MSNQLKTTFLLALLTVFIVLVGRLLGGQQGMILAFLLAAGMNFFSYWFSDKVVLRMYRAREITREQAPEIYDIVASLAQRAGLPMPKVCIIPQETPNAFATGRNPEHAVVAVTEGLLRLMDREEITGVLAHELAHVKNRDILIGSIAATMAGAVMILANMARWSAIFGGVNRNDQQGGGLGMIGLLVTSILAPMAAMVIQMAVSRSREYLADATGAGFSGNPEGLARALEKLGAYSKQLPMQAAPATAHMMTVNPLTGGGLANLFSTHPPLSERIARLRGVRPATGSGRPQSDGEASSGRDAGRAMWDRLSR, via the coding sequence ATGTCGAATCAACTCAAAACCACCTTTCTTCTGGCCCTGTTGACGGTCTTCATCGTCCTGGTTGGGCGGTTGCTGGGCGGCCAGCAGGGGATGATCCTCGCCTTTTTGCTGGCGGCCGGGATGAATTTTTTCAGCTACTGGTTCTCGGATAAAGTGGTCCTGCGGATGTACCGCGCCCGCGAGATCACCCGCGAGCAAGCCCCGGAAATCTACGACATCGTGGCCTCCCTGGCCCAGCGGGCCGGACTGCCGATGCCCAAGGTCTGCATCATTCCCCAGGAGACCCCCAATGCCTTCGCCACCGGTCGCAACCCCGAGCACGCCGTCGTGGCGGTCACCGAGGGGCTGCTGCGTCTGATGGACCGCGAGGAGATCACCGGGGTGCTGGCCCACGAACTGGCCCACGTCAAAAACCGTGACATTCTCATCGGTTCCATCGCCGCCACCATGGCCGGGGCGGTGATGATCCTGGCCAACATGGCGCGCTGGTCGGCCATTTTCGGCGGCGTCAACCGCAACGATCAACAGGGCGGCGGCTTGGGCATGATCGGCCTGCTGGTCACCTCGATCCTCGCGCCGATGGCCGCCATGGTGATCCAGATGGCGGTTTCGCGCTCGCGCGAGTACCTGGCCGACGCCACTGGCGCCGGATTTTCCGGCAATCCCGAGGGGCTGGCGCGGGCTCTGGAAAAACTCGGCGCCTACTCCAAGCAGCTGCCGATGCAGGCCGCCCCCGCCACCGCGCACATGATGACCGTCAACCCGCTCACCGGTGGCGGCCTGGCCAACCTTTTCTCCACCCATCCGCCGTTGTCCGAACGCATCGCCCGGCTGCGCGGTGTCCGCCCCGCCACCGGCAGCGGCAGGCCGCAATCGGATGGCGAGGCCAGCAGCGGCCGGGACGCGGGCCGTGCCATGTGGGACCGCCTCTCCCGTTGA
- a CDS encoding tetratricopeptide repeat protein, translating to MKSYLILCLLVIALALPACSGPSPTELLETARLEEKQHNPEHAATLYREIISKFPDSEAAKTAAARLAAMAPTP from the coding sequence ATGAAATCCTATCTCATCCTTTGTCTGCTGGTGATCGCCCTGGCGCTGCCGGCTTGCAGCGGTCCCAGCCCCACAGAGCTTCTCGAGACCGCCCGGCTGGAAGAGAAGCAGCACAACCCCGAGCACGCCGCAACCCTCTACCGCGAGATCATTTCCAAATTTCCCGACAGCGAGGCCGCCAAGACCGCCGCCGCCCGACTGGCGGCCATGGCGCCAACCCCATGA
- a CDS encoding PAS domain S-box protein, which yields MTADANLKKLQLRIEELEDICDQCLKSEQMLRRSNQTIKSILAHSAIGFGLVENQAFVEVNEAMRKLFGFSRRGDYEGKRLSALYPATGDYARIADGIETTLRAGEVVQLDTTFRRKDGSTFLGHLKISTLDPANPMRRAVVSVSDISWRKAMEAELMEKEKLQGVIEMAGAICHELNQPIQVATFEFSQVLEESDLAPKVRADLTKIKRQIDKIASITGKLMRITRYETCEYIEGKKIIDIDRASGLLP from the coding sequence ATGACCGCCGACGCGAACCTTAAGAAACTGCAGCTTCGGATCGAGGAACTGGAGGATATCTGTGACCAGTGCCTGAAATCCGAACAGATGCTGCGCCGCAGCAACCAGACCATCAAAAGCATCCTGGCGCACTCTGCGATCGGATTCGGGTTGGTGGAAAACCAGGCCTTCGTGGAGGTTAACGAGGCCATGCGCAAACTCTTCGGTTTCAGCCGCAGAGGCGATTACGAGGGTAAGCGCCTGTCTGCCTTGTATCCCGCCACGGGGGATTACGCGCGTATCGCCGACGGTATCGAGACGACCCTGCGGGCCGGTGAGGTCGTTCAACTGGATACCACCTTCCGGCGCAAGGACGGCTCCACCTTTCTGGGCCACCTGAAAATCAGCACCCTGGATCCCGCCAATCCGATGCGGCGGGCGGTGGTGTCGGTTTCGGACATTTCCTGGCGCAAAGCGATGGAAGCGGAGCTGATGGAAAAAGAGAAGCTCCAGGGGGTGATCGAGATGGCCGGTGCCATCTGCCATGAGCTCAACCAACCAATTCAGGTGGCGACCTTCGAGTTCTCCCAGGTGCTGGAAGAATCGGACCTTGCACCGAAAGTACGGGCCGATTTGACCAAGATCAAACGCCAGATCGACAAGATCGCATCGATTACCGGCAAATTGATGCGGATCACCCGCTATGAAACCTGCGAATACATCGAGGGCAAGAAGATCATCGACATCGACCGGGCTTCGGGCCTGCTCCCTTAG
- a CDS encoding DUF5658 family protein has translation MEEIYCRWPQVERRSGEDRRSGAFRLFSRHWLAGKRGEPRRQSDRERSYRVDRYHPRVLIPVALILTLSLLDAALTLYLIGHGAAEINPLLNYFLNRGHLPFLIVKYGLTAIAILIVVYNANVFLFRSRIRTRILLAFFILPFFLVVQWELFLIFFWV, from the coding sequence ATGGAAGAGATCTACTGCCGGTGGCCGCAGGTGGAGAGACGCTCCGGGGAGGACCGCCGATCCGGCGCCTTTCGGCTCTTCAGCCGGCACTGGCTGGCGGGAAAGCGCGGGGAGCCGCGGCGGCAGTCGGACCGTGAACGGTCCTATCGGGTAGACCGCTACCATCCCCGGGTCCTGATCCCCGTCGCGCTGATTCTGACTTTGAGCCTGCTGGATGCGGCCCTGACCCTCTACCTGATCGGGCACGGGGCCGCTGAAATCAACCCCCTCCTGAACTATTTCCTCAACCGAGGCCACCTGCCGTTTTTGATCGTCAAGTATGGCCTGACCGCAATCGCAATCCTCATCGTGGTCTACAACGCCAACGTTTTCCTTTTTCGCTCGCGCATCCGGACGCGGATTCTGCTGGCATTTTTCATTCTGCCGTTTTTCCTGGTGGTTCAATGGGAGTTGTTCCTGATTTTCTTCTGGGTCTGA
- a CDS encoding hydroxymethylglutaryl-CoA lyase, protein MTATVVQNGYPPRVTLFEVGPRDGFQFEKTLIPTDLKLEMVQGLVAAGLRNIQVTSFVNPRKVPQMADAEELVRRLPKDPAVCFSGLVLNRVGLERACKSGLQAVEISVSASDSHSRRNTGMPLTVAVAQGQELIRTAVREGLRVRASVQCAFGCVQEGPIAEDRVGQILAAFKASGAHSLALADTTGMATPPAIKRLLRRLLPATGTTPLTLHLHDTRGLGLVNLMAGLECGVTRFDTAFGGLGGCPFVQGAAGNIATEDTLYLLAALGVETGVDATAVARCSRRLAAFLGKTMAGKLYRLEI, encoded by the coding sequence ATGACTGCGACCGTGGTTCAAAACGGGTACCCCCCCCGGGTGACCCTCTTTGAGGTGGGCCCCCGGGACGGCTTTCAGTTCGAAAAAACGCTGATTCCCACCGATTTGAAGTTGGAAATGGTTCAGGGCCTGGTCGCTGCGGGGCTCCGCAACATCCAGGTGACCTCTTTTGTCAATCCCCGCAAGGTCCCCCAGATGGCCGATGCCGAGGAGCTGGTCCGGCGCCTGCCCAAGGATCCGGCTGTTTGCTTCTCCGGCCTGGTGCTCAACCGCGTCGGCCTCGAGCGGGCCTGCAAGAGCGGCCTGCAAGCCGTGGAGATTTCCGTCTCCGCCAGCGACAGCCACAGCCGGCGCAACACCGGGATGCCCCTGACGGTGGCCGTGGCCCAGGGCCAGGAGCTGATCCGGACCGCTGTCCGCGAGGGGCTGCGGGTGCGCGCCAGCGTGCAGTGCGCCTTCGGCTGTGTTCAGGAGGGGCCCATTGCAGAGGACCGGGTGGGCCAGATTCTGGCCGCTTTCAAGGCCTCCGGGGCCCACAGCCTGGCGCTGGCCGATACCACCGGGATGGCCACGCCGCCGGCCATCAAGCGCCTGTTGCGGCGGTTGCTGCCCGCAACCGGAACCACGCCTCTGACCCTTCACCTCCACGACACCCGGGGCCTGGGCTTGGTGAACCTGATGGCCGGCCTGGAGTGCGGGGTGACGCGGTTTGACACCGCCTTCGGCGGCTTGGGCGGGTGCCCCTTTGTCCAGGGCGCCGCGGGCAATATCGCCACCGAAGATACCTTATACCTGTTGGCCGCCCTCGGGGTCGAAACCGGGGTCGACGCGACCGCTGTGGCCCGCTGCTCCCGCCGGCTGGCGGCTTTTCTGGGCAAGACCATGGCCGGCAAGCTCTACCGGCTGGAAATCTGA
- a CDS encoding response regulator, translated as MNDSERQKILFVDDEESILEIAREFFLHKGYQVYTACNGREALALVHAEPIDCCFTDINMPEMDGLELAEHIRTFDNTIPVIVMTGYPSMDNTLRTLKNGVVDFLIKPVNLNQMELCVQRVLRERQLFVENILLKKEVAHKERLEKLNRELLCKVEELHVLNKIMRNFNTISQSTDVFKRVIDLTLEITPAEDSRFYVINDGLQKPVVIARAGAPGGPGGPPENAADPVPQAAAEEAAIETLILESVADEVPLLVAENRGARGLAEDIRSFVAVPLKIREKVFGVLTAMVRSAGPRFNEKDLYYLSFMTQNAAYAVENLALYENIYENLFSTLFAFVKAIEARDQYTQQHSNRVTGIAIAIGKQLGCTTEEIGILNLAGQLHDIGKIGIPDDILLKPGRLTPEEFETIKGHSLIGASIVGQLGLWDREQQIIRSHHERFDGTGYPDGLAGEEIPLLARILSIADVYDAMASDRTYRRRMAESRILEIIQEGAGSQFDPTIVSVFMQLYREGKIAGQEWEAGQDADRHPSPPLSLTA; from the coding sequence ATGAACGACAGTGAGCGGCAAAAAATCCTGTTTGTCGACGACGAGGAGAGCATCCTCGAAATCGCCCGGGAATTTTTCCTGCACAAAGGCTACCAGGTTTACACGGCCTGCAACGGCCGGGAAGCGCTGGCGCTGGTGCATGCCGAGCCGATCGACTGCTGCTTCACCGATATCAACATGCCCGAGATGGACGGGCTCGAACTCGCCGAGCACATCCGCACCTTCGACAACACGATACCCGTCATCGTCATGACCGGCTACCCCTCCATGGACAACACCCTGCGGACTCTCAAAAACGGTGTCGTCGATTTCCTGATCAAACCGGTCAATCTCAACCAGATGGAACTCTGCGTTCAGCGCGTGCTGCGGGAGCGGCAGCTGTTCGTCGAAAACATCCTGCTGAAGAAGGAGGTCGCCCACAAGGAGCGCCTGGAAAAGCTCAACCGCGAGCTGCTCTGCAAGGTCGAGGAACTGCACGTGCTCAACAAGATCATGCGCAATTTCAACACCATCAGCCAGAGCACCGACGTTTTCAAGCGGGTCATCGACCTCACCCTTGAAATAACGCCGGCGGAGGACTCCCGTTTTTACGTGATCAACGACGGGCTGCAAAAACCGGTGGTCATCGCGCGTGCCGGAGCCCCGGGTGGCCCGGGCGGACCGCCCGAAAATGCGGCCGACCCCGTCCCGCAGGCGGCGGCCGAAGAGGCCGCGATCGAAACCCTCATTCTGGAGAGTGTGGCGGATGAGGTGCCCCTGCTGGTTGCCGAAAACCGCGGCGCCCGCGGGCTGGCGGAAGATATTCGATCTTTCGTGGCGGTTCCCCTCAAAATCCGGGAAAAAGTCTTCGGCGTGCTGACCGCCATGGTGCGCTCCGCCGGGCCGCGGTTCAACGAGAAAGATCTCTACTATCTCTCCTTCATGACCCAGAATGCCGCCTATGCCGTCGAAAATCTAGCCCTCTACGAAAATATCTATGAAAATCTCTTCTCCACCCTGTTTGCCTTCGTGAAAGCCATCGAAGCCCGCGACCAGTACACCCAGCAGCACTCCAACCGCGTGACCGGGATCGCCATCGCCATCGGCAAACAGCTGGGCTGCACCACCGAAGAAATCGGCATTCTGAACCTGGCCGGCCAGCTGCACGATATCGGTAAAATTGGCATCCCTGACGATATTTTGCTAAAACCCGGGCGCTTGACTCCCGAAGAATTCGAGACCATCAAGGGGCACTCCCTGATCGGCGCCAGCATCGTGGGTCAGCTGGGTCTCTGGGACCGGGAACAACAGATCATCCGCTCCCACCACGAGCGCTTCGACGGCACCGGCTACCCGGACGGCCTGGCCGGCGAGGAGATCCCCCTCCTGGCCCGGATCCTTTCCATCGCGGACGTCTACGACGCCATGGCCTCCGACCGCACCTACCGCAGGCGCATGGCGGAGAGCCGCATTCTGGAAATCATCCAGGAGGGCGCCGGGTCGCAGTTCGACCCCACCATCGTCAGCGTCTTCATGCAGCTCTACCGGGAAGGTAAAATTGCCGGCCAGGAGTGGGAGGCAGGGCAGGACGCCGATCGCCACCCGTCGCCGCCCCTGTCCCTGACAGCCTAA
- a CDS encoding PilZ domain-containing protein, giving the protein MDEKRTFVRALISTRAKIKLLTPRELEEIRSLRTAARPLQGQLPQPADADDSAPAYLGELVEYLIQIDDKLDRVMDLLIHGKGGDAAPPEVLQTIDISGAGMFMVLSAPLDVGQLLQVTIRFPGFPLGLFKVLGEVVRIEPASEEQALVYHTGVRFLEMTDAERDRLVAYTFMQQRRTIRESKKES; this is encoded by the coding sequence ATGGATGAGAAACGGACGTTTGTTCGCGCCCTGATTTCGACCCGCGCAAAAATAAAGCTGCTCACGCCCCGGGAGCTGGAAGAAATTCGGAGCTTGCGGACCGCGGCGCGTCCGCTGCAGGGCCAACTGCCGCAGCCTGCGGATGCAGACGACTCTGCCCCGGCCTATCTGGGGGAATTGGTCGAGTACTTGATCCAGATCGACGACAAGCTGGACCGTGTCATGGATCTACTGATCCACGGCAAGGGCGGCGATGCGGCCCCGCCAGAGGTTCTGCAAACCATCGACATCAGCGGCGCCGGCATGTTCATGGTTCTCTCGGCGCCCCTGGATGTTGGCCAGCTGCTGCAGGTCACCATCCGTTTTCCGGGTTTTCCCCTGGGGCTTTTCAAGGTTTTGGGCGAGGTGGTGCGGATCGAACCCGCCAGTGAAGAGCAGGCCTTGGTCTACCACACTGGGGTGCGGTTTCTGGAAATGACCGACGCCGAGCGGGACCGCCTGGTCGCCTACACTTTCATGCAGCAGCGCCGGACCATCCGGGAGTCCAAAAAGGAATCCTGA